CCTTGAACGAGTCGGCCCGCTCCGGGACCATCATCGCCGCGGCCCGGTCAATCGAGCTGGTCGGTGCGGCCGGGGTGAACGACGCCATCGCCTCGGCCATTCCGGTGGCGACCTGCACCGCCGCGCGGGAATCGTCCCGGAAGTCGCGGTCCGCGCGGGTCCAGTGGGTGTATCCGGTCAGGACGGCGGCCACCAGGGCGATCGTGCACAACGACACCACGGCCAGGCGCAGCCCCGGTGCGTCGTCGTCGGTGCCGACGGCCACCGAATCGCGGCGCAGCAGCCAGAAATTGACTGCCACGCCCTCGGCGATGAGCACCAGCAGCACCGTGCAGGCCGCCACCCACCACCGTGGCCAGTCGAGGATGACCCCGATCATCAACAGGGCGCCGATCGCGGCCAGCGGGGCCGCAATGTCGAACGCGAGCAGCCGCCAGAGGTTTCTCATCGGATCGACTCCAGGTGAGAGATCAGCAGTTTGCCGTCGACGTTGGAGACGTCGAGCCGTAGGTTCCAGTGCACGGTCTGCGGCTTGCCGCCGACGTTTTCGCTGACCGACGTTGCCACCACCATCACCGAATCCGATCGGGTGGCGAACGGCGGCAGTTTGGTGGTGACTATGTCTCTCGGAGGCCGTGCGCCCTGCGGTTGACTGTCCAGGTCGCGGTGCACCGTCTCGACCGCGACCGCCTCGATCCGCCCGCTGCTTTGGGACTGCAACTTCTCCACCACCTGCCGGTAGGGCTGCACGGTCGCATCGAAGTCGGTGTTGAGTTCGCCGACGGTACCTTCGTGCAGCCGTTGCAGGCTGGCGTCGACGTTGGTGCTGTTCATGTTGATCAACACCCCGGTCCAGTCAGCGGCGGTTTGCATGACCCGGCTGAGGTAGCCACGTTCGGCCACCTCGTCGCGGTGGCCGGACCAGATGATCGCGATCAGCACGACCGCGGCGACACACAGCACGGCCAGCACCGTCGAGGCCACGCCGTACGGCGTGAACCACGGCTCGCCGCGACCGTGGGTCTCAGTCTGGCTTGCGGCGTCGGCGTCCCGCTCGTCGATGACGTCGTCGCCGGTCGCCGACGGGGTCTTGTCGCCCTCAGGCATGGGCGCGAGGGTACCTCGGGGCCCGCCGGTCGCCGCGCAACGGGCGGGCGCCACGCGGAAGATGGAAGGATGGCGGGGTGACGTATGCGGCTATCCGCTCCGGTCTGGACCTGAGCTACCTCGACGACAATGCCCGTCCCCAAGACGACCTGTTCGGTCATGTGAACGGTCGCTGGCTGGCCGACTACGAGATTCCCCCCGACCGGGCCACCGACGGCGCCTTCCGCACGCTCTACGACCAGGCCGAAGAGCAGGTGCGCGACCTGATCGTCGAAGCGAGCCAGCGCAGCTCGGCGCCCGGTACCGACGAGCAACGCATCGGCGACCTGTACGCCAGCTTCCTCGCCGAAGACGCCGTCGAGCGGCGCGGCCTGCAACCGTTGCTTGACGAGCTCGCGACCATCGATGCGGCGGCCGATGCGACGGCTTTAGCCGCCGTTGTCGGCGCGCTACAGCGCACCGGAGTGGGCGGTGGCGTTGCCGTCTACGTGGACACCGACGCCAAGAATTCGACTCGCTACCTGGTGCACGTCAATCAGTCCGGCCTCGGGTTGCCCGACGAGTCGTATTACCGCGACGAGCAGCACGCCGAAATTCTGGCGGCGTATCCCCAGCACATCGCGCGCATGTTCAGCCTGGTGTACGGCGGGGCCGCGGCAGATCACGCCGACACCGCGGCCCGCATCGTGGCGCTGGAGACAAAGCTGGCCGCCGCGCATTGGGATGTGGTCAAACGCCGCGACGCCGAGTTGAGCTACAACCTGCGCACCTTCGCCGAGTTGCAGGCTGAGGGCGCCGGCTTCGACTGGACCGGCTGGGTCGCCGCACTGGGTGGCACCGTCGACACTGTCTCGGAAGTCGTTGTGCGTCAACCGGATTACCTCACTGCTTTCGGTGAGCTGTGGCGAGACGAAGATTTGGCGGACTGGAAGCGCTGGGCACGCTGGCGGCTGATCCGTGCCCGCGCGGCCTGGCTGACCGACGCGCTGGTTGCGGCCGACTTCGACTTTTACGGCCGGCTGCTGACCGGAACCGAGCAGATCCGGGACCGCTGGAAGCGTGGCGTCTCCCTGGTCGAGAGCCTGATGGGCGACGCGGTCGGAAAGCTCTATGTGGAGCGGCATTTCCCGCCGGACGCCAAGGCCCGCATCGACGAGCTGGTGGCGAACCTGCGCGAGGCCTACCGGATCAGCATCAGCAACCTGGACTGGATGACGCCGCAGACCCGGGAACGCGCCCTGACCAAGCTGGAAAAGTTCACCGCCAAGGTGGGCTACCCAGCGAAGTGGCGTGACTACTCGGCGTTGGTGATCGACCGCGACGACCTGTACGGCAATTACCGGCGCGGGTACGCGGTCAACCACGACCGCGAGCTGGCCAAGCTCGGACAACCGGTGGACCGTGACGAATGGTTCATGACGCCGCAGACCGTCAACGCGTACTACAACCCCGGGATGAATGAGATCGTCTTTCCCGCAGCCATTTTGCAGCCGCCGTTCTTCGACCCCCAGGCCGACGACGCCGCCAACTATGGCGGTATCGGCGCGGTGATCGGACACGAGATCGGGCATGGGTTTGACGACCAGGGCGCCAAATACGACGGTGACGGGAACCTGGTCGACTGGTGGACCGACAACGACCGTCGGGAGTTCGGTGCCCGCACCAAGGCGCTCATCGAGCAGTACGAGGCCTATGTCCCCCGCGAGTTGCGGGACCATCAGGGTCCGCCGCATGTGCAGGGCGCCTTCACCGTCGGCGAGAACATCGGCGACCTGGGCGGTCTGTCCATCGCCCTGCTGGCCTACCAGCTGTCGCTGCACGGCGAGGAGGCGCCGGTGATCGACGGCCTCAGCGGCGTGCAACGCGTCTTTTACGGGTGGGCCCAGGTGTGGCGCACCAAATCCCGTACCGCAGAATCGATCCGGCGACTCGCCGTGGATCCGCATTCGCCGCCGGAGTTCCGGTGCAACGGCGTGGTCCGCAACGTCGACGCCTTCTACCAAGCCTTCGAGGTGACCGAGGACGACGCGTTGTTCCTGGAACCGCAGCGTAGGGTCAGGATCTGGAACTGACTCCCACCAACGCTTCGATGCGCGCCGGCACGTGCTTGTGCCACGGCGTCCCAGCGTAGGAGTCCCGCCAGACGGTCGATGTCAGCGTGTTTGGCGCCAC
This Mycobacterium simiae DNA region includes the following protein-coding sequences:
- a CDS encoding membrane protein, which gives rise to MRNLWRLLAFDIAAPLAAIGALLMIGVILDWPRWWVAACTVLLVLIAEGVAVNFWLLRRDSVAVGTDDDAPGLRLAVVSLCTIALVAAVLTGYTHWTRADRDFRDDSRAAVQVATGMAEAMASFTPAAPTSSIDRAAAMMVPERADSFKEQYQKSSADLAQRHVSAEASTLAAGIEAIGPTAASVAVILRVTQNVAGKAPSRAAPALRVTLTKRGSDWLVSDVLPINAR
- a CDS encoding M13 family metallopeptidase yields the protein MTYAAIRSGLDLSYLDDNARPQDDLFGHVNGRWLADYEIPPDRATDGAFRTLYDQAEEQVRDLIVEASQRSSAPGTDEQRIGDLYASFLAEDAVERRGLQPLLDELATIDAAADATALAAVVGALQRTGVGGGVAVYVDTDAKNSTRYLVHVNQSGLGLPDESYYRDEQHAEILAAYPQHIARMFSLVYGGAAADHADTAARIVALETKLAAAHWDVVKRRDAELSYNLRTFAELQAEGAGFDWTGWVAALGGTVDTVSEVVVRQPDYLTAFGELWRDEDLADWKRWARWRLIRARAAWLTDALVAADFDFYGRLLTGTEQIRDRWKRGVSLVESLMGDAVGKLYVERHFPPDAKARIDELVANLREAYRISISNLDWMTPQTRERALTKLEKFTAKVGYPAKWRDYSALVIDRDDLYGNYRRGYAVNHDRELAKLGQPVDRDEWFMTPQTVNAYYNPGMNEIVFPAAILQPPFFDPQADDAANYGGIGAVIGHEIGHGFDDQGAKYDGDGNLVDWWTDNDRREFGARTKALIEQYEAYVPRELRDHQGPPHVQGAFTVGENIGDLGGLSIALLAYQLSLHGEEAPVIDGLSGVQRVFYGWAQVWRTKSRTAESIRRLAVDPHSPPEFRCNGVVRNVDAFYQAFEVTEDDALFLEPQRRVRIWN